The window CCATGTCTGAGTTCGTTGATGATGCGTAGTCTGTTCTGTGTTGTGAGTGTTCCAAAAAACTGTTGGTATGCACGAAGTTTTTCCTCACTCAAATGTCTCATATATCATATGATGTAAAAATCATATATAAATATTTGTGTGGCATCCTTAACTACGTATATTTTTTATGTTTCTAACTGATTTGCTGCATTGTAACAACCTATAATGAGTCGATGACTTTTCTCAACTTATTGCGAACTTGTTCAGCAATAGGTTTAAGAGCTACATTGTCAATCATACCCATAGCAACAACCGGATCTATTGCGCTGACCCAACACAAGTCTTCAGCTACATAAATAATGACATTACAAGGGAGTAAAAGCCCTATCTCTTTTTCTGCTTCCAGTGCTTTGTGCGCAAAAGGCGGATTGCAAGCGCCAAGAATCCGATATTCTTTTGTATTTATGTCTAGTTTCTTTTTGAGCGTCTTTTTGACATCAATATAGGTGAGCACTCCAAAACCTTCTTCTTGCAGTGCCTCACGTACTTTTGATTCCGCCTCATCAACAGTACAGTTCAGTTTCTTGCGGTATCCATAATCCATTTTTTTAACTCCTTGAACACATTAGGGTGCTCTTTTACAAAAATAAGTGAAGCGGTTGCGATCATCAATCCAACATCGCGTACTGCTACGTCATTGTAGCCAAGACTGATAATGATGCCGATGAGGTGGAGCGCGAGAAGTCCTGCCATGAGGCGTGGAAGCACGCCAAACAAGAGGAGTGTTGCTGCGATGATTTCAA is drawn from Candidatus Woesearchaeota archaeon and contains these coding sequences:
- a CDS encoding DUF302 domain-containing protein — encoded protein: MDYGYRKKLNCTVDEAESKVREALQEEGFGVLTYIDVKKTLKKKLDINTKEYRILGACNPPFAHKALEAEKEIGLLLPCNVIIYVAEDLCWVSAIDPVVAMGMIDNVALKPIAEQVRNKLRKVIDSL
- a CDS encoding DoxX family protein is translated as MKLTPQDKALLVLRIGLCAVFLWFGFSQLFTPQLFYGYLPQWVYNTLITPQTLIFVNGIFEIIAATLLLFGVLPRLMAGLLALHLIGIIISLGYNDVAVRDVGLMIATASLIFVKEHPNVFKELKKWIMDTARN